A section of the Rummeliibacillus pycnus genome encodes:
- a CDS encoding abortive infection family protein, whose protein sequence is MEWPAKVDRIWFEKLFKMNTGYVLNFSNASFQQFVLTSTGRDILSDEYSNYGTSKANRLRSFWDKEDESVVYNLLKDLVRYWKECKDAYEIEITSEEEKDYQKCLSILESFTGSISYEKLDKLYVDVLNISKSMPKLVTDIKENMKNNKPELALDRLHTFSMQYFRSLCKKHNIGYVRDDALHTIFKNYREYIEQLKVIDSTMTIQILKSTTNLLNEYNKVRNHESFAHPNEVLNTIESKLICDNMVNIIKFCDQLEEVIDS, encoded by the coding sequence ATGGAATGGCCAGCGAAAGTAGATAGAATTTGGTTTGAGAAATTATTTAAAATGAATACAGGGTATGTTCTAAATTTCAGCAATGCTTCTTTTCAACAATTTGTCCTTACCTCTACAGGGAGAGATATATTGTCAGATGAATATAGCAATTACGGTACTTCAAAGGCAAATCGTTTAAGAAGCTTTTGGGATAAAGAAGACGAGTCCGTTGTATATAACCTACTCAAAGATTTAGTGAGGTATTGGAAAGAGTGTAAAGACGCATATGAAATAGAGATAACAAGTGAAGAAGAAAAAGACTATCAAAAATGTTTATCTATTTTAGAAAGTTTTACTGGTAGTATTTCATATGAAAAATTAGATAAATTATATGTTGATGTCCTAAATATATCAAAAAGTATGCCTAAATTAGTAACAGACATTAAAGAAAATATGAAAAATAACAAACCAGAATTAGCGCTAGATAGACTTCATACATTTTCTATGCAGTATTTTAGAAGTTTATGTAAAAAACATAATATTGGATATGTTCGAGACGATGCCTTGCATACTATTTTTAAAAATTATAGAGAATATATTGAACAATTAAAAGTGATTGATTCTACTATGACAATTCAGATATTGAAGAGTACAACTAACCTATTAAATGAATATAATAAAGTTAGAAATCATGAAAGTTTTGCTCACCCCAATGAAGTATTAAATACTATAGAGAGCAAATTAATTTGTGATAATATGGTAAATATTATTAAGTTTTGTGACCAATTAGAAGAAGTAATAGACAGTTAG
- a CDS encoding class I SAM-dependent DNA methyltransferase gives MTITSFVKTLQNIMRNDAGISGDAQRIEQIVWMLFLKVYDAKEQQWEFDDDDFESIIPEEFRWCNWAVDEKDGEARTGEALLDFVNNDLFPALKSIEVDELIPINKAIVRFAFEDANNYMKDGVLLRQVINVIDDIDFTDYKKRHAFNEIYEQILKDLQAQRASGEFYTPRAVTDFITHMIKPQLGEHIADFACGTGGFLTSTLNYLKAQIKTTEDNDLYSKSVFGIEKKAFPYLLCLTNLLLHDMDNPQVIHGNSLEKNVRDYEEKDKFEVIMMNPPYGGSEKESIKMNFPIELRSSETADLFLSTIMYRLKQNGRAAVILPDGFMFGVDGAKRAIKEKIIKEFNLHTIIRLPNSVFAPYTSITTNILFFEKTEPTKDIWFYRVDMPDGYKNFSKTKPIKLEHLQSAMEWWNNREVIEEETGFKANKYSVQQIIDGDYNLDLCSYPHEEETILEPHELITIYQKQRERLNNEIDNILDEIEKTLGEQ, from the coding sequence ATGACAATTACATCATTTGTAAAAACACTACAAAATATTATGCGTAATGATGCGGGAATTTCAGGAGATGCTCAGCGTATCGAACAAATTGTTTGGATGTTGTTCTTAAAAGTATATGATGCAAAAGAACAACAATGGGAATTCGATGATGACGATTTTGAATCGATTATTCCAGAAGAATTCCGTTGGTGCAATTGGGCTGTAGATGAAAAGGATGGAGAAGCAAGAACAGGAGAAGCGTTGTTAGACTTTGTAAATAATGATTTATTTCCGGCGTTAAAATCAATTGAAGTAGATGAACTAATACCGATTAATAAGGCAATTGTACGTTTTGCCTTTGAAGATGCGAACAATTATATGAAAGATGGCGTATTATTAAGACAAGTTATTAATGTAATAGATGACATCGATTTTACAGATTATAAAAAACGTCACGCTTTTAATGAAATTTATGAACAAATTTTAAAAGATTTACAAGCTCAACGTGCTTCAGGTGAATTTTATACACCACGAGCTGTAACAGACTTTATCACCCATATGATTAAACCTCAATTAGGAGAACATATCGCGGATTTTGCATGTGGTACAGGCGGTTTCTTAACGTCAACACTTAACTATTTAAAAGCACAAATTAAAACAACAGAAGATAATGATTTATATAGTAAATCTGTATTTGGTATCGAGAAAAAAGCATTCCCATATTTATTATGTTTAACAAATCTTCTATTACATGATATGGATAATCCTCAAGTCATTCATGGTAATAGCCTAGAGAAAAATGTACGTGACTACGAAGAAAAAGATAAATTTGAAGTCATTATGATGAACCCTCCATATGGCGGTTCAGAAAAAGAATCAATCAAAATGAATTTTCCTATAGAATTAAGAAGTAGTGAAACCGCGGACTTATTTTTATCTACTATTATGTATCGCTTAAAACAAAATGGTCGAGCAGCAGTTATTTTACCTGATGGATTTATGTTCGGTGTAGATGGTGCTAAACGTGCAATTAAAGAAAAAATAATTAAAGAATTTAACCTGCATACAATTATCAGATTACCAAATAGTGTATTTGCTCCATATACAAGTATTACAACAAATATATTGTTCTTTGAAAAAACAGAACCAACAAAAGATATTTGGTTCTATCGTGTGGATATGCCAGATGGATATAAAAACTTTTCTAAAACAAAACCAATTAAACTAGAACATTTACAATCGGCAATGGAGTGGTGGAATAATCGTGAAGTAATTGAAGAAGAAACAGGTTTTAAAGCAAATAAATACAGTGTACAACAAATTATTGATGGAGATTATAATTTAGACTTATGTAGTTATCCACATGAAGAAGAAACGATTCTAGAACCTCATGAATTGATAACAATCTATCAAAAGCAGCGTGAACGTTTAAATAATGAAATCGATAATATTTTAGATGAAATTGAAAAAACTTTAGGTGAACAATAA
- a CDS encoding restriction endonuclease subunit S, with translation MNPKQLKNSILQYAMQGKLTPPDLSDEPVNELITRIKEEKKQLIKAKIIKDEKVLPQITEDEIPFDIPTSWEWVRAAEVMDVRDGTHDTPKYVKEGIPLVTSKNLKNGNLIFEPIKYISTDDHIEISKRSKVDNGDILFAMIGSIGNPVVVKKDREFSIKNVGLFKALPQNKLNMDFVFYYLTLMEERLKREASGAVQSFVSLSKLRQLTVPLPPLEEQKRIVRKIQELMKKVEEYSILHEEQQKLRKVFPSQLEKSILQYAVQGKLVSQDVSNEPASELIQRIKEEKEQLIKDKVIKKDKALPEITEGEIPFDIPDSWEWVRLGELVSKIGSGSTPLGGKAAYVEKGIVFIRSQNVWNDGLKLDNVAYIPEEINSKKAGSIVRPNDLLINITGASIGRCSIVPSDFLIGNVNQHVCILRLIDIEIKEYLHYCLMSPYIQQTIMDSQVGVSREGLSMAKLKMFLIPLPSLEEQKRIVEKVKELQFVKERLVKCIDGTKY, from the coding sequence ATGAATCCAAAGCAATTAAAGAATTCGATATTGCAATATGCAATGCAAGGAAAATTAACTCCACCAGATTTAAGTGATGAACCTGTAAATGAACTGATTACTCGTATAAAAGAAGAAAAAAAACAATTAATTAAAGCTAAAATTATCAAGGATGAGAAAGTATTACCTCAAATTACAGAGGATGAAATTCCATTTGATATACCTACGAGTTGGGAATGGGTAAGAGCAGCAGAAGTAATGGATGTAAGGGATGGAACTCATGATACTCCTAAATATGTAAAAGAGGGGATTCCATTAGTAACAAGTAAAAATTTAAAAAACGGTAATTTAATATTTGAACCAATTAAATATATCTCTACAGATGACCATATAGAAATATCGAAGCGCTCAAAAGTTGACAATGGAGATATTCTATTTGCCATGATTGGAAGTATAGGAAATCCTGTAGTAGTAAAAAAAGATAGAGAATTTAGTATAAAAAATGTAGGTTTATTTAAAGCTTTACCTCAAAATAAGTTGAATATGGATTTTGTATTCTATTATCTAACTTTAATGGAGGAAAGGTTGAAAAGAGAAGCTTCTGGAGCTGTTCAATCTTTTGTGTCATTGAGCAAATTAAGACAATTGACAGTTCCTTTGCCACCGTTAGAAGAACAAAAACGTATTGTTAGAAAGATTCAAGAGTTAATGAAAAAAGTAGAGGAATATTCTATTTTACATGAAGAACAGCAAAAATTAAGAAAGGTCTTTCCATCTCAACTTGAAAAATCAATCTTACAATATGCAGTGCAAGGTAAATTAGTGTCACAAGATGTAAGTAACGAACCTGCAAGTGAATTAATTCAGCGAATTAAAGAAGAGAAGGAACAATTAATCAAAGATAAAGTCATTAAAAAAGACAAAGCATTACCCGAGATTACAGAAGGTGAAATACCATTTGATATTCCTGACAGTTGGGAATGGGTAAGATTAGGAGAATTAGTTAGTAAAATAGGTTCAGGAAGTACACCTTTAGGCGGAAAAGCAGCTTATGTTGAGAAAGGTATTGTATTTATACGTTCTCAAAATGTTTGGAACGATGGATTAAAGCTTGATAATGTAGCATATATTCCAGAAGAAATAAATTCTAAAAAGGCAGGAAGTATAGTAAGACCTAATGATTTACTTATTAATATAACAGGTGCATCCATTGGAAGATGTAGCATTGTTCCGTCAGATTTTTTAATTGGAAATGTTAATCAACATGTATGTATTTTACGATTGATTGATATAGAGATTAAAGAATATCTTCATTACTGTTTAATGTCACCGTATATACAACAAACTATTATGGATAGTCAAGTTGGTGTATCGAGGGAAGGTTTGAGTATGGCAAAATTAAAAATGTTTCTGATACCATTACCATCATTAGAAGAACAAAAAAGAATTGTTGAAAAAGTGAAAGAACTTCAATTTGTAAAAGAAAGATTAGTAAAATGTATAGATGGTACTAAGTATTAA
- a CDS encoding restriction endonuclease: protein MSNTKYIMPNSELLSTREYLDKFVGEPIKIYNDSDDFIGKGKFIISFLEITAKPFSESSEVTITIKELDVKLDSDNYKLSSIVKEDEDNFISLDINLVNLKIESGNLIGRVNFSEFHITKSDKESYERFSEYTRKLNWREIKLPKEYAGKDKVDEAGAFEALCLDIISHWGGQNIEIIGKGQDRGRDGEFKIAAYSWIPILTNYSNSWILQCKYSKDYDNLSVREIYEEVVKVLMHKPDYYLLMTNRKITSDFKDWFEKALKENKYHIPFKCILINKTQIEQILADPEMSYIKRKYFG, encoded by the coding sequence ATGAGTAATACAAAATACATTATGCCAAATTCAGAACTTCTAAGTACGAGAGAATACTTGGATAAATTTGTCGGAGAACCGATAAAAATTTATAATGATTCGGATGATTTCATAGGTAAAGGAAAATTTATTATCTCATTTTTAGAGATAACTGCTAAACCTTTTAGTGAAAGTTCTGAAGTAACCATCACTATAAAGGAATTAGACGTAAAATTAGATAGCGATAACTATAAATTAAGTTCAATTGTAAAAGAAGATGAAGATAATTTTATAAGTTTAGACATAAATTTAGTCAATTTAAAAATAGAATCTGGAAATCTTATAGGAAGAGTAAATTTTAGTGAGTTTCATATTACTAAGTCTGATAAAGAAAGTTATGAAAGGTTCTCAGAATACACACGAAAATTAAATTGGAGAGAAATAAAACTTCCGAAAGAATATGCTGGAAAAGATAAGGTAGATGAAGCGGGAGCATTTGAGGCATTGTGTTTAGATATTATATCTCATTGGGGAGGGCAGAATATAGAGATTATAGGAAAAGGGCAAGATAGGGGAAGAGATGGAGAGTTTAAAATAGCAGCCTATTCTTGGATACCTATATTAACTAATTATTCGAACTCATGGATTCTTCAATGTAAGTATTCAAAGGATTATGATAATCTAAGTGTTAGAGAAATATATGAAGAAGTAGTGAAAGTACTTATGCATAAACCAGATTATTATCTTTTAATGACAAATAGGAAAATAACAAGTGATTTTAAAGATTGGTTTGAAAAGGCCTTGAAGGAGAATAAGTATCATATACCATTTAAATGTATTTTAATAAATAAAACTCAAATTGAGCAGATACTTGCTGACCCTGAAATGTCATATATTAAACGTAAGTATTTTGGATAA
- a CDS encoding glycerophosphodiester phosphodiesterase, translating into MLKLKRKWLSALGALVLVVGVATNGGTAMAKEKYKDIENISHRGASGYAPEHTITSYQMGEKMHGDYIEIDLQMTKDGQLIALHDEKLDRTTNGTGLVKDYTLDEIKHLDAGSWFNKAYPQYAKSEYVGLQVPSLEEIFRKFGKNASYYIETKSPNIYPGMEEELLRLINKYDINKKKLLVQSFSADSLKIMNKLDPSLNLIQLLSYKGNAVITDDEIANIKKYAIGIGPNHTYLNKEYIQKVVNSGLEIHPYTVNDKERMQQLIDWGVTGMFTNFPDLLNQVKKGK; encoded by the coding sequence ATGTTGAAGTTGAAAAGAAAATGGTTATCTGCTCTTGGGGCCTTAGTGTTAGTAGTAGGTGTTGCAACAAATGGAGGTACAGCAATGGCTAAAGAAAAATACAAGGATATCGAAAATATATCACATCGTGGTGCTTCTGGTTATGCTCCTGAGCATACAATTACATCCTATCAAATGGGAGAAAAAATGCATGGTGACTATATTGAAATCGATTTACAGATGACAAAGGATGGTCAATTAATTGCTTTGCATGATGAAAAGTTGGATCGGACAACAAATGGGACAGGTCTTGTGAAAGACTATACACTAGATGAAATCAAACATTTGGATGCAGGAAGTTGGTTTAATAAAGCATATCCACAATATGCTAAGTCAGAGTATGTAGGATTACAAGTACCATCTCTTGAAGAGATTTTTAGGAAGTTTGGAAAGAATGCTAGTTATTATATCGAAACAAAATCGCCTAACATATATCCTGGTATGGAAGAAGAACTTTTACGTCTTATAAATAAGTATGATATCAATAAAAAGAAATTACTTGTTCAATCTTTTAGTGCGGATAGTCTGAAAATCATGAATAAACTCGATCCATCACTGAACCTAATCCAATTGTTATCTTACAAAGGGAATGCAGTTATTACAGATGATGAAATCGCAAATATTAAAAAATATGCGATTGGTATTGGGCCGAACCATACGTATTTAAATAAAGAATATATACAAAAGGTCGTCAACAGCGGACTTGAAATTCACCCATATACAGTAAATGATAAAGAGAGAATGCAGCAACTAATTGACTGGGGGGTAACAGGAATGTTTACAAACTTCCCAGACTTATTGAATCAGGTGAAGAAAGGAAAGTAA
- the gabR gene encoding MocR-like transcriptional regulator GabR has product MIAEQNTEREYKYKQIYQQIKNQILSGIYKPQEKLPSKRQLAEQLDVSTNSVVVAFDQLLAEGYIYSVERKGYFVEDITLYEADDKEVKPLPKHLKETRKTSSNIISFSHMSANMDLFPYKEWLKCEQKALKTFHQELSFMSHNQGPFEVRQTLAQYISFNRGVRCEPEQIIFHSSSQALVSQLLELCGDNKSIALENPGYARYYELIQQKGWKVHTVPIDDSGFKIEAIQHKDIDLLYTTPSHQFPTGIIMPVSRRFELLNWASAKKGRYIIEDDYDSEFKYGTSNIPSLQSLDRNNRTIYTGTFSKTLFPGIRISYMVLPPELLEIYREKFDYLLPQCNTLSLYTLLYFIKDGYYQKHLRKMTHHFEAIRQKLIKELKKTFKNDINILDIPAGLHFLVKMKTTRDYDEIAARAEKADIHFFNIKRFSLIEIKEPDDELSFIIGFASLKEEEIKEAVQRLFTTIKGL; this is encoded by the coding sequence ATGATAGCAGAACAAAATACAGAGCGAGAATATAAATACAAACAAATTTATCAACAAATAAAAAATCAAATTTTGTCTGGTATTTATAAGCCACAAGAAAAGCTCCCATCAAAACGCCAATTAGCTGAACAATTAGATGTTAGTACTAATTCTGTTGTTGTTGCATTCGATCAATTACTTGCTGAAGGCTATATTTATAGTGTGGAACGAAAGGGATATTTTGTAGAGGATATTACGCTTTATGAAGCAGATGACAAAGAAGTAAAACCATTGCCCAAACATTTGAAAGAAACAAGGAAAACTTCCTCAAACATTATTTCATTTTCACATATGAGTGCAAATATGGATTTGTTTCCATACAAAGAATGGTTGAAATGTGAGCAGAAGGCGTTGAAAACATTCCATCAAGAGCTTTCATTTATGTCGCACAATCAAGGGCCATTTGAAGTGCGTCAAACTTTAGCACAATACATAAGCTTTAATCGAGGAGTACGTTGTGAACCAGAGCAAATTATTTTTCATTCCTCAAGTCAAGCACTCGTTTCACAATTATTAGAATTATGTGGTGACAACAAATCTATAGCATTAGAAAACCCTGGGTATGCTCGCTATTATGAGTTGATTCAACAAAAAGGATGGAAAGTTCATACCGTACCAATCGATGATAGCGGATTCAAAATTGAGGCCATTCAACATAAAGACATTGACCTACTTTACACAACGCCGTCACACCAATTTCCCACTGGAATTATTATGCCGGTATCACGTCGTTTTGAATTATTAAATTGGGCAAGTGCAAAAAAAGGGCGCTACATAATCGAGGATGATTACGATAGTGAATTCAAATACGGAACAAGTAATATTCCTTCCCTTCAAAGTCTTGATCGTAATAATCGTACAATATATACAGGTACATTCTCTAAAACATTATTTCCTGGTATACGTATTAGTTACATGGTCTTACCTCCGGAATTATTGGAGATCTATCGAGAAAAATTTGATTACTTACTTCCACAATGTAATACATTGAGTTTATATACATTACTTTATTTTATAAAAGATGGATACTACCAAAAACATCTTCGTAAAATGACACACCATTTTGAAGCGATACGTCAAAAACTTATCAAAGAACTAAAAAAAACATTCAAAAATGACATTAACATATTAGACATTCCAGCTGGTTTACATTTTCTCGTTAAAATGAAAACCACACGCGATTATGATGAAATTGCTGCACGAGCAGAGAAAGCGGATATTCACTTTTTTAATATTAAGAGATTTTCATTAATTGAAATCAAAGAACCAGATGATGAACTTAGCTTTATTATTGGCTTTGCAAGCTTGAAGGAAGAAGAAATAAAAGAAGCCGTTCAACGACTTTTTACAACTATTAAAGGATTATAA
- a CDS encoding APC family permease, giving the protein MSNNNNKDFTKSMSKIDVLFLSLGAMLGWGWVVLSGEWVASAGFLGAVIAFILGGLLVIFIGLTYAELSSAMPETGGGLVFVKRAFGKKSAFVTAWGVLFGYVSVVTFEAVALPTVIDYVMPVEHKVSLWTLGGWEVYLTWALIGTVGSIALTALNFFGIKPAAVFQNIFTVAIVLVAGLIVYGAIAHGDLKNLEPMFTDGIGGTLSVLVMIPFLFVGFDVIPQVAAEINAPGKSIGRIIIVSIISAVCFYLFVVFGVAVALPDDLLLKSQLATADAMVALFGSPIWGYILVVGGIAGIITSWNAFIIGGSRILYAMAENNMIPKWFSYIHPKYQTPTNAIIFLGVLAAIAPFLGRPALVWLVDAGGVGIVVGYLLVSIAFMKLRKTESALHRPYRVKYWKFTGVMAIVLSILFIVFYLPGMPSALVWPMEWVILGVWCLIGFALYSLNSVKVSEDVFEKSENYTSS; this is encoded by the coding sequence ATGAGTAATAACAATAATAAAGATTTTACGAAATCTATGTCAAAAATTGATGTACTGTTTTTATCTCTTGGAGCAATGCTTGGATGGGGTTGGGTTGTTCTTTCAGGAGAATGGGTAGCAAGTGCAGGATTTCTAGGAGCAGTTATTGCTTTTATATTGGGTGGTCTATTAGTTATTTTCATTGGTCTAACATATGCAGAGCTTTCATCTGCGATGCCAGAAACAGGTGGGGGGCTCGTTTTTGTAAAACGAGCATTTGGTAAGAAAAGTGCATTTGTAACAGCTTGGGGAGTGCTATTTGGTTATGTATCAGTTGTTACATTTGAGGCAGTTGCGTTACCAACTGTAATTGATTATGTAATGCCAGTAGAGCATAAAGTGAGTCTTTGGACTTTAGGTGGTTGGGAAGTCTATTTAACTTGGGCGTTAATTGGTACAGTTGGTTCAATTGCTTTAACAGCGCTCAATTTCTTTGGCATTAAGCCAGCTGCAGTGTTCCAAAATATTTTTACAGTAGCAATTGTATTAGTGGCAGGTTTAATCGTATATGGAGCAATTGCTCACGGTGATTTAAAGAATTTAGAACCAATGTTCACGGATGGTATTGGTGGTACACTTTCCGTACTCGTGATGATTCCGTTTTTATTTGTTGGCTTCGATGTTATTCCACAAGTAGCTGCGGAAATTAATGCACCTGGTAAATCAATAGGTCGTATTATTATCGTCTCTATCATTAGCGCTGTATGTTTCTACTTATTTGTTGTATTTGGTGTAGCTGTAGCTCTTCCAGATGATCTGCTCTTGAAGAGTCAACTTGCAACAGCAGATGCGATGGTCGCTTTGTTTGGTAGTCCAATTTGGGGATATATTTTAGTAGTTGGCGGTATTGCGGGAATTATCACTAGCTGGAATGCTTTCATTATCGGTGGTAGCCGAATTCTTTATGCAATGGCCGAAAATAATATGATTCCAAAATGGTTTTCATACATTCATCCAAAGTATCAAACGCCTACAAATGCGATTATTTTCTTAGGTGTCTTAGCTGCAATTGCACCCTTTTTAGGCCGCCCAGCATTGGTATGGTTAGTAGATGCAGGTGGTGTAGGGATTGTAGTTGGTTATTTACTTGTTTCGATTGCATTTATGAAACTACGCAAAACAGAGTCAGCATTACATCGTCCTTATAGAGTGAAATATTGGAAATTTACGGGTGTGATGGCGATTGTTTTAAGTATTTTATTTATTGTATTCTATTTACCTGGTATGCCATCTGCATTAGTTTGGCCTATGGAGTGGGTTATTCTAGGTGTTTGGTGCTTAATTGGCTTTGCATTATATTCATTAAACTCTGTGAAAGTATCTGAAGATGTTTTTGAGAAAAGTGAAAATTATACTTCATCATGA
- the gabT gene encoding 4-aminobutyrate--2-oxoglutarate transaminase: MKVTTKTEELLQKRQKYVVRAVSNGSLNFAKEAKGATVIDVEGNEWIDFAAGIGMINVGHNHPKVVEAVKAQVDHVIHPGFNVIMYENYVELAEKLCEVTPGTHDKQVILLNSGAEAVENAVKIARRYTKKSGVVSFTRGYHGRTNLTMGMTSKVKPYKEGFGPFASEIYKAPYPYLYQKPAGETEEEYVDRIIAEFKEFFLMTVSPEMVACVVLEPVQGEGGFIVPPKKFVQEVVKFCNENNIVFIADEIQTGFGRTGKLFAIEHFDVMPDLITVSKSLAAGMPLSGVIGRKEMMEISDPGQLGGTYAGSPTANAAALAVIDIMKEEKLPERAEIIGQKIEDKIKALQAKYPEIGDIRRLGAMVAMEIVKDPVTREADKYRVTDIANYANQHGLLLLTAGIKGNVIRFLPPLVITDEELEKGFAILEDAFANS; the protein is encoded by the coding sequence ATGAAGGTCACTACAAAAACAGAGGAATTATTACAAAAACGACAAAAATATGTTGTTCGAGCAGTAAGCAATGGCTCATTAAATTTTGCAAAAGAGGCAAAAGGGGCAACAGTTATTGATGTAGAGGGAAACGAATGGATTGATTTTGCAGCTGGTATCGGTATGATTAATGTAGGCCATAATCATCCAAAAGTAGTGGAGGCTGTAAAAGCACAAGTGGATCACGTAATTCACCCAGGCTTCAATGTCATCATGTATGAAAATTATGTCGAACTAGCAGAAAAGCTTTGTGAAGTTACACCAGGTACACATGACAAACAAGTTATTTTATTAAACTCTGGTGCAGAGGCGGTTGAAAACGCTGTGAAAATCGCCCGTCGTTATACAAAAAAATCCGGCGTTGTATCGTTTACACGTGGCTATCACGGTCGTACCAATCTAACAATGGGCATGACAAGTAAAGTTAAACCATACAAAGAGGGCTTTGGTCCATTTGCATCTGAAATATATAAAGCGCCATATCCATACTTATATCAAAAACCAGCTGGTGAAACAGAAGAAGAATACGTAGATCGTATTATTGCTGAATTTAAAGAATTCTTTTTAATGACTGTATCACCTGAAATGGTAGCTTGTGTCGTATTGGAACCAGTTCAAGGAGAAGGCGGTTTCATCGTACCGCCGAAAAAATTTGTACAAGAAGTCGTGAAATTCTGTAACGAAAACAACATTGTCTTTATAGCAGATGAAATTCAAACAGGATTCGGACGTACAGGTAAATTATTTGCCATCGAGCATTTTGATGTTATGCCAGATTTAATAACTGTTTCGAAATCATTAGCAGCGGGAATGCCACTTTCAGGCGTAATTGGACGAAAAGAAATGATGGAAATTTCCGATCCGGGTCAATTAGGTGGTACATATGCTGGTAGTCCAACAGCCAATGCCGCGGCGTTAGCAGTAATCGACATTATGAAAGAGGAAAAATTACCAGAGCGTGCTGAAATCATTGGTCAAAAAATTGAAGACAAAATAAAAGCATTACAAGCAAAATATCCTGAAATCGGAGATATTCGTCGTTTAGGTGCTATGGTAGCGATGGAAATTGTGAAAGATCCAGTGACTCGCGAGGCAGATAAATATCGTGTAACTGATATCGCAAATTATGCAAATCAACATGGATTATTATTATTAACGGCTGGTATTAAAGGGAATGTGATTCGTTTCTTGCCTCCACTAGTGATCACGGATGAAGAATTAGAAAAAGGCTTTGCTATTTTAGAAGATGCTTTTGCGAATAGCTAA